From the genome of Podarcis muralis chromosome 3, rPodMur119.hap1.1, whole genome shotgun sequence:
GTTGTTGTGATGTCAAGATCTACAAACAAGTTCAATACAGCATAATCTATGCTTACTTCCAGAAACCGGCAATTTGAAGGTGGGGAGCAGAATGGTACAAGTATGAATGGAGAATGGGAGAAGGATTTACAGGAAATGCCTAAATGTGAGAAGCACTCAGGGTAAaagtggggaaattgcttgcttgcttgcttgcttgcttgcttgcttgcttgcttgcttgtttaatcATTTTGGATCAGCATATTCTGCCTAAAAAGGGTGGGCTGAGTCAcaatcactggtggaggaagaggagttggGGGGAGAGCGCACCGGCCCCGGCAGCGTGATCCCGgcagggtgccatcacggctgggccccccacccacccacgctgggcgccccacccccgcctgcacTCCGTTCCCTGATGCTGGAgcctgaagctccaccactggtcaCAATACCTCCAAAGCAAATATTCATTACTTAGCTTGAGGAGAGCTGGGCTGTGGTGCTCGTTGTCATAAGAAAAACATTGTGGTACAGGATATAATAGTTTTCAAATATGGGTTAGACAGAAGCGTATAGAAAATGATATCAGTAGTTTCGGGTTTATGCAACACTCTGCCTCCATCTGCCACCATACTGTGACTTGTGGGCTTCAGTTACTTTCAGCCATCTCAAGAAGACCCTGGAGCTAGAAATTTTGAGAATCTCTGGTCTTAGGTAAACTAGGTTGAGAGTGTATGATTCACCAAAAGCCATCCAATTAATTTAATGTAGCTATAATTGTTGGAACCCAAGTCTCCCACGGCAAAGGCCAAAGTTTGCATAATGACAATcctgtgatttttaaatagaTATTGTAACATGAGGTCTAATTTCAGCTGGAAATTAGAACTTtattaacaataaaaatcaatggaACCAGTTATCTAGCATTACCAAAATGCTTGGCTCAGCTGGAACTTTGCACATGCCCTGGAATGATGTGACTATGTTAGTTTTACTCTGAGGTATGAGTGCAGTGCCATGGCAAAGGAATCGGAAAAAAACTGTGGTTTAAGCCAAATCTTCTCCCACGGAAATAACTGTGCAGTACCTGTGCAAGGAATGGCTTATTTTAATAGACCACAAGCCTCATTAGCCCTCAGTACCTTTGCCATATCTAATGCAAGCATATGCTCTTGTTTGGCTCTGAGGACATCCTCTGGCAAACATATTCCACCAGTAACTGGATTAAGTCTAAATTTGCATTTCCTGGGAAACATTGCCCCCTTTCCCCGCTAGTGACAGATTAGTCGCCTGGCTCTATGTCATATTTGGTCAGAAACCCCTTACGAACATCCTGCAGCTATGGAGTGAGTAACTTGTGTTGATATATCAGAAATGACAAGTTAATTAGCATTTAATGTCCCTTCCAACCCAGCACTGTTAAGTTAATCACCCTTTGCACAGAACTAATGGCAGCTTCCGGTTGCAGAATGCCCTCCTCGGTGATGTGTGCCTATCTCCCTCATTATTAACATTCAAGAGAAAGTTCAAAATGTTCCTGTTCACTCAAGCATTTTATAACTGAAAGATGTTGTCCACATCAAACTTGTAATTATTAGCTGTGAGGATGCAAGACTGCTTtataaaaaaaaggttttcagGTGCTTTAgattatgttttttattttatttttaattgtattgttttgcaGCTTTGTTCTttactgccctgggctcctttttattattgttaattgtTATTAGCATGATTATTTCTCACCTGCAAAGCTTCCTCCAACTAACATTCTATGAATATTCATAAATCCGAAGTCATGCATTTGGCAGTGCTagtgtttaattttatttacaattaattgcAATAGAAAAACACGTCGTTGTGACAGGGCATTTTAAACGCTGATTAAAAACAAGCTAGTTTTTCCCATCTTACCTGCCATGTCACTATAACAACCACTGATGCAAATCATTTCTGCACCACTCATGTCATATATGATAGAATTAAATGAAACTGAAAAGGTCGTAAGCCATAAGAATACTCTCTCCACAAGATACTTAAACCTGATAATGTCAAGGTGACTCATTGTTTCCTATGAATTACCACTATGTGCTCTTGATTCACTAGCAAATatagtttaaaaataaacaaaccaaacaCCTCTATGTAAaatttatgttttgtttaaaacaaTTCTTATATTTTGAATAAAGCAGTTTTAAAATGTTGCTATTATTAAAATAACTGACTTCTGTATTCACCTTAGTACTTTGCATTGCTTCCTCCTGCATCAATATCTTTACAAGACAATGCAGACTGACAAGTCTTGCTAAAAATTAAACTAAAAACCTTGTTCAAAGGTACAAAAGTGTATTTTTTCACCAATATTATAAATTATGCACCTAATAAAAAGACAAACAgcttatttccttctctctcttatttttggCACATCaatattttcaaaaacaggaaataTGTACTATTTTACCCTTTCATCATGAAAACGTGAAAAATCCAACTCTTTTGTATAttactgtatttactcaaatctaatgctcaccttttttggccaaattacagtGTGAAAATTAAAgcgcgcattagatttgatggcacatttacatttgctAGCAAATACTTTTgggggtttcaaggttctgaaaattgaggtgcacattagattcgatggagcattagatttgatggtgcattagagtaaaaacaaacattaaaaaaaaatatgctagCAGGAAGACTACCTAAAGCCAAAGGTGTATGTATGCAGGGCAAGAAGATGGATCACACCTGAATAGTCTGCCTTGAAAATAGCCCAAACCTCCATTTCTAGCCTAACTGAAAATTGAGAGCCTCCCCCCGCATGATACATATATTAAGACCCAAGTTCTTTTTTGACTGCTTGTACTAAATGAATTGTTCCTTTGATAAATAAGAGAACATTGATTCAGCACTCGAGCAAACGCTTTAACAGATACAGGCCCAGTTCACATATAATACTAAGTCATGGTTTAGAGTTATAAGGATGAGCCACAGCAAGTTGCAGCTTATGCTCACTGTTCACCTCACTTCTTCTAAGACAGCTGTGATAAAGAAATTGAATGTTTCCATTAATTGCAGATATAGCTGAATGAGAAATCTAATCTTAAATATGATTAGTGAAAATAATCCTATTTCATAAAGTTTGAAACAAGCTCAAACTACTATGGCCAACTTAAACCTCTTTAAACAGATACCCTGGACCATTATTATAGCAAAATACCCTTAACAGTGAAATATTCCTATTTCATTCTTCAGTCATTAATAAAAGGCTACCTTCCAGCTGGTCAGGCAACCTTCAGCCTATTAATAAGATAAGGGAGGCAAATCCATAGTTGTCAGGCAGGAAATCTTTCTTTCAAAGATCTTAAACAAACAATAGCAAACTATctgtgcaccaccaccaccaacaggaCTCAACACAGTGGGACATTATTAGTAGTATTCTTTCATATGAATAAACACAGGAGTATGCTTTAAATAATCTATTTCTTCATATCCAAGCAAATGTTCGATAAACGAAATAAGGAAATGAGTAATTTAAGCTGGCTGCTCAAATAGACCATGCTTCCTTATATGCCTATACAGAACATCATCTTCATTCacttatttttatgttgtttacCTGCTGCTCTGTACAGTATTTTAGGTTCAAAGAATATACAAGGGTTTTTATCTTCTATGCATGATAGCAACAGTCCTTTGGCTTCTACAGGACCTCTTGGAACAACAACCTGGAAAAAAGATAGAATAAGAAAATCTACAAAACCAAATACTTTGCTTATTAAGAGGCTAATTACAGAAGCAACGTAGCATACCTATCACCTTCTTATACTACTATTTCTATTCAAAGTTTAATAACTACCATTATTCAATCATCAAAACTAGCTCAGAAATACCTGAAAGAGCCTACAGCTCTCTACTGTGACCACTGCATCCAATGCATTTTTTTCTGAGCACATTATAGAATAAAAAAATCTACATCTGGTCAGAGTTCAGAGTAGTTATCAGGTATATACAAATCAACAACACAAACAGTCTCTCTATGGTTTTCTTCAAAGAAGACTAATGGCTCAAGCTACATTTTAAACTGGCTTACTTCAGCAGCAATTAAAACTGGTGTGGCACAAACTACCGTGGAACAAACCAAGATTGAACAAACTTACAAAAAGAGCCTCAGAAGCACAGTACTGAAACATCACTGTATGCCTATCTTGCATTGCTTTTAGAACAGGCTTGAATATAATCCTCAAAATATTATCCAGTGACACTGCTGTACCTATACACTTTATCTGCTACTTGCCCCAATAAATTGAGGGCAAAACACTAAGGAACATCAGAAGCTAAACTCAGGCCAATGCAGTCTGCCCTAAATATCAACTGAAATTCTGATTGTGGCACTTGTTCAAAAGCAATACCATTCGACTGACAGTATAATTGTCTTCTGACAATTCTGTTTGATTCAAGTACACTGGTATTTGATCTGTTACGAGTTTATTAAAGGCAGCTCTAATCATCACTCTTCAAACCTGAGAGTAATAAAGGGACTCTACTCAAGTAGCCATGCTGGCAAAAGGTTCCCAGCTGATAGTTCCTAAAGATTTCCCAAGAGATTTCATAAGTTCTTCTCTAAACCATGCTCGTTTTTGTGTGAAGTATAAACAGCTGAATCATACAAAGAAGTGATCCCCTACTTTCAGACTGAAGTGATACATTCCAGCAATAACTGCAATACACAAGTCCACTGACTGTGAGCTGCAACTTTTTAATGCATATTTGATAGGGTAGCACTTCGTTCTTCAATGAAGACTCAAGCTCAATTCAAATGTttggttttaatttaattttagcaTTTAATTTTGGGGTGGTGAAGTCCTCACAGTACTCTGCTACCACATTAGTAGTGATCCTTATACATAAAGGAATCATGTGAAAAATTAGTTAACATGTCAAAGCATGTTAACAGAAAAGGGAATCTACAGAGTCCATCTGCAAACATCACCAGATTCATTCACAAGGTAACATGGCAATTGCTTAAGTCACAGAGAGCCTCCCATGAGGAATAGCTACCGTAATGGTAAAAACACACCAATTATAATACAATCCATTTATCCAATTATCATACCTTTAGTCCTGGACAATGAGCAAAAAAGGCTTCAGGGCTTTGAGAGTGATATAATGCACCATGACCCACACAACCCCAAGGGGCTCTTATAGTGAGGCTTCCACAATCAAAGAGATTTCCAGAGCGATACCGATACTTTGCCGCCTCATTAACAATCTGAGGGGAAGatacatttatttaatatatCTTGAACGTACTCAGGCACACACATACTATGCATTTTGATCGTTCATGTTCCATTGTACAACATTAAGCAGGAACAGACACCCCAAATCTTAAAACCAAATGCTAATAAATTTTTACATCATTTTCTTTGCTTTACAACACACTTCTTTGAGCCAGCTACAGATGTAACACAGATTTCTAGTATCTGACTCCTACAAATTACCCTTATGTGTTGCTCTTTATTACTTCTGTAACAAAGTACATTTTATCAAGTATGCAACAGCCAAAGTCAAAGCTAAATACAAATGTTCAGTTTTTAGCCTAGCTCCAATACTTTTTCACTGAGGGATGCCTCACAttacaagcagcagcaagaagtaGCACCAAAATTGTATTCACACCTCTACTTTCCACCACTTTTTGAAATGTCTGCAAGGGGACTCATACATTTCCCCTCTAAGGAGATACATACTATCTAAACACAGGAGAGCTGTaaattttcttcctcctcttcttcttttcttgcaTGTTAGAAGGATGAAGAGCAAGCACAGGCACCACTGCATTCACACATACAATTTTGGTGCTTCATGTAACGTGCAAAGTGCCAAAACCCCAAAACCTAGTGCAGTCATATTGACATTTTGCTTCAGCCTCCCTCATGTCCAATCCCATTTCTGTTCAGCTTTTCATTACTTTAAGGGAAAATAACAATAAACTGTTATTCTTATTTTCAGCATCTTAGATTATGCACCAACCTGATCAAAGGCAGGGTAGATATAGTCAGCAAACTGAATTTCTGCAATGGCTGTAGCACCAGTTACTGCAACTCCAATGCCAAATCCTACAATTCCTTGTTCGCATAAAGGAGTATTGAACACTCTGTCTTTACCTACAAAAATAAGAGTTTCTCTTAATAaaccttttaaaataagaatataGGGTAGAtgcacagatgcaaaagataCTTCTCAGAGTACAAGCTACTTAGTGGAATTCAGGGGCCTACAAAGTGACAATAACTTTTTTTACTAAAAGCTACTGTCAGAAGTAGTGGTGTCAGAGAACAATGATGGGAAAGTCTGAAGCCACAGAGCTTTTCTCCAgtaacttttgtttgttttgaaatatgTTCAATATTTTATTTGGTGTGGTTTCTTATCAAACCCAAGCTAAATTTACTCATCTATAAACATTTAATGTATCATGTGCAAGTGGACACCTAAAAACATAGTTTGATATATTTATGAAATGTTACCATATGAATCACTTTAGCTTTATGCAAGCATAGCTACAAATATACCTACTGTTAAAAGGGGCCATTGTTACAATATATACTACTAATATGCAGACAAAGAAACTTGTGTAAGGGTAAGGAAAGTAACACCTACACTAGTAACTGTTTATTAATGTTGCAGTTGCAATATATTTGTGATCAGAGCAACCCTAACCACTAATCCATGTTGCTGGCAGGGGTTAGGATTGGGAGAGGTTCCACTGGGCTCTAAAGAGTATGAAAGGAGATGTGCTGTCCCAGAAGCCCCTGCCAAAAGTGCAGTGGAATGCACACTACTAGCCATGTTCTCACTAGCAGCAACCAGAATAAGTTTCCCACACAGGGCATTTCACTGGTAGATCTAAAGCCAGTTTAAAACAGAAGTGTGCAGATCTCTATTTCCCCACACATCACAGCATACAAAACCACCCCAAGTCAGACATCATTAATAACAAATCTTAACCTACTTGTTTCATTTGCAAAATGTTATAGTAGTTCTTGATATATCAACATGTAAAATGTTGTTCCTTGCAACTGTAGTCTTTCCCCCTTGTTGGGCAAATTGAATTGCTGAGCTCTATCAGCGTATACCACAGACCCCAAATAAAACCATCTCGTGTCAGAAGCACAATCTAGCACAAATGAATGCACTGTTCTAACAAAGCTTGACATTAAATGAAAATTTGCTGTGTTTTAAAATGCTAAATATGGGATTCCTTGGGTCAGAATATTAATAGTTCTGCACATCCTGCATAACTGTCAAAGAGCCTAAAAATCATTCAGTTTTATTAACCTTCAAAACCAAGGTGAACTAGGCTGTAATTCTATACAGGACCCACTTTCCTAGAAGTAAATCCTTCTTACCTCCACCAGGCTTACTTCTAAATAGACATTATAGGACTGTGCTGTTAGCCCATTTTTAAACTTTGGAAATAGCTGCCTGCATTGGCTGCTCTGATCACCTTTACAAGAAGGAAATAACAATTTCTCAAGTGGAATCAAACATATaacctctctctatatatatataatattttagttgatataaTAGTTGATATATTAGTTGATATAATAGTTAATGTGAACAGGAAGAGAAACAACGATCTGGCAAATGAATCATATAAGTTGTAAACTCACCATATTTGTCTCTCAAGCCAAGAGTGCACCTAAAGACTCCCCCAAAGGATACATCTTCACCAAATATTACTGCAAGTGTACAACAAGGAATTAAGTAAATAATTGCTCAAGAATGCAAAATGATTCTTAGTTAATAATGATTAGTAACTAAAAGGAATCTCAAGTTCAACCTGACCCTTTGCATACTTTGCATTATATTATTCAATATAATCAAAACTCTGGCTGCACAGTAGCAGGATGTATAGCTACCACCAGGCCTATTGCTTACTTTGTGAGATTATGGCTGGTCCTATCAAACTTATTACCATATCGTGGTTCTGAATAGTTTCTAACAGATCAAAGTCACTGCTTAATTTTTTTAGAATTCTACTATGTTCTTGTGCTACATAAATCTCAAATTAATTCGTATTTACATACAAGTTTTACCTTAATTCATATTTAGTTTAAGTGTGTATTCAATAAAAAGGGCTTCTAACAAAAGAACCTCCATAGACATAATTTTAGATATAAAACTATACCTGCTGTTGGATCTTTCGACAAGGCATTATCCAAGGCACTTGTAATGGACTGGAAAAGGTTCATTTTCTGTGTCTGGCCTGTGCATAGAGACCAATAAGTTAGACAAGACAACGGTTAAATACAAATACCTGAAATATTGGGTTCCAATCCACAGAGACAGCATGATATATTTCCAATCTACAAGATTTTCCATGACCCCAGTGCCTTCAGCTATTCACAGTTCATTTCACTACCTATAACTTCATAAAGGGTCCATGCAATAAGGGTTAAGATTTCTTGTTAGCTATCACTTTCTGTGCTATTGATTGTAGTTGAGCACTTCTTAAGGTCAAATGAAACACATCAAGTATGAAATGTTCACCACTCATCAATAGTTAATTGTCTTTCTTGTACATTAAATAGCTTCTGCTATTCTCCTTTGGCTATTTAATCCAAAAGCTGAATAATGAAATTTTAAGACACATTCACCATGAATAATCTTTGGGGGGCTCAGTTTTGTTGAATACCTTTGCCTACatactaaggttgcaatcctaaccccacttacattGGAGTAAGCTACAATTAATTAAATAGgattacatctgagtaaacatggataggATTATGTTTTTTAATCATTGTACTTTTCAGTAACAGCTTAAGATGGGGAATTGGGGATGACTGAATAATACATAGTGCTAATTCCCCTCTGCGGTACTGTAATATTTGGGTGTTGCTGGTTTGAACTGGTTTTGCACTGTTTCAATTGAAATTTTATCTAATTATTTTAATTGtaacattaaaatgtatatactcCACTCAGGGACCTTATGGAAAACCGAATTGTAAATCCTATTATTATCAACTAGAAAAAATACTGGGAAAAATATTGTACAGAATTGAAATGAGCTATTCCTGTTTCTTAT
Proteins encoded in this window:
- the BCKDHB gene encoding 2-oxoisovalerate dehydrogenase subunit beta, mitochondrial isoform X2, which gives rise to MALAGLALRGAAAAASRPRPRLRFATGPLSRRHAAHFTFQPDPEPTQYGQTQKMNLFQSITSALDNALSKDPTAVIFGEDVSFGGVFRCTLGLRDKYGKDRVFNTPLCEQGIVGFGIGVAVTGATAIAEIQFADYIYPAFDQIVNEAAKYRYRSGNLFDCGSLTIRAPWGCVGHGALYHSQSPEAFFAHCPGLKVVVPRGPVEAKGLLLSCIEDKNPCIFFEPKILYRAAVEQVPVEPYYIPLSQAEVLQNGSDVTLVAWGTQVHVIKEVAVMAQEKLGVSCEVIDLKTILPWDAETICKSVAKTGRLLISHEAPITGGFASEISSTVQFSWQ